Within the Prinia subflava isolate CZ2003 ecotype Zambia unplaced genomic scaffold, Cam_Psub_1.2 scaffold_63_NEW, whole genome shotgun sequence genome, the region TCCCCGCCCGATTTTTTGGGGTGAAATCGGATTTAAATCTCGATTTTGGGTGTTGGGGGGTGCCCGGGGGGTCCCCGGCAGTTTCGGGGGGCTCAGAGGAGGGCgcagaagaatttcttctcgCGGAAGGGGTTCTCGGAGGTGGGCACGGGCTGTGAGCAGGGGGTCCTCGCACGCTGTGCGCCTCGCAGTAACTCAGCAGCTCCGCCGCCGCCTTCGACACCTGCGGGGAAACGGGAGAGGGACCCCGAAAATACAGATGGGAAACCCAGAAATACAGATGGGACCCTGAAAATACAGATGGGAACCCCTGAAATACAGATGGGACCCCAAAAACTCATCTGGGACCCCGAAAATACAGATGGGAACCCAGAAATACAACAGGGAACCCCGAAAATACAGCTGGGAACACAAAATACACAGCTAGGACCCCGAAAATACAGATGGGAACCCCAGAAATACAGATGGGAACCCCAAAAACTCATCTGGGACCCCGAAAATACAGATGGGAAACCCTGAAATACAGCTGGGACCCTGAAAATACAGATGGGAACACAAAAATACAACAGGGAACCCCGAAAATACAGATGGGACCCCGAAAATACAGCTGGGAACCCCAGAAATACAACAGGGAACCCCGAAAATACAGATGGGAACCCCTGAAAATACAGATGGGAAAACCCTGAAATACAGATGGGACCCCGAAAATACAGATGGGAACCCCTGAAACTCATCTGGGACCCCGAAAATACAGATGGGAACACAAAAATACAACAGGGAACCCCGAAAATACAGCTGGGAACCCCAAAAACTCATCTGGGACCCCGGAAAATACAGATGGGAACCCCAAAAATACAGATGGGACCCCGAAAATACAGATGGGAACCCCAGAAATACAGATGGGAACCCCAAAAACTCATCTGGGACCCTGAAATACAGATGGGAACCCCAGAAATACAGCTGGGACCCCAAAAACACACCTAGGAACCTCCAAAATACACGTGgaaccccaaaaaacacagcTGGGAACCCCAAAACTCACTTGGGAACGCCAAAAACACACCTGGGAACCCCCCAGAACACAGCTGGGACCCCCCAGAACACACCTGGGAACCCCGAAATGCACCTGGGACCCCCCGAAACCCCCTCGATCCCAAATCTGTACTGGGAACCCCAAATCCCGCCCTTGTCTCCACCAACCCCACCCAAATCCTCATTTTTAACCCTCAATTCCCATTTaaaaccaccccaaatcccatttaaactccccaaatcccccttAAATTCCTCCAAATCCGACATTTACCCCACCACGTCTCCATTTTTTCTCCCCCAATCCCTTTTTTACCACCCCAAATCTTATTTCAATCCCCCCAAAGGCACTGAAACCCCCACAAATTCCATTTAAATCCCCTCAATCCCCTTCTTTCCACCCCCAACCCACTCGAAATCCTCATTTTaccccccccaaatccccattgTTACTCCCCGTGATTTTTAACCCACCCCAATCCCACTTAAACCCCCCAATCCCATTTTTAATTCCCCAAATCTTATTTAAACGCCCCCAAATCCCATTTAAACCCCTTCAATCCCCTTctttccaccccaaacccctcaaAATCCTCATTtaacccccccaaatcccaattTTAACCCCCCAAATCTCACTTAAACCCCCctaaaattccatttaaatccCCTCAATCCCATTTTGCCCTCCCCAAACCCTCGAAATTCTCATTTTtaccccccaaatccccttttttttcccccggACCTTGACCCGGCACAGGCTGGCCTCGATCTTCAGCTGCTCCACCATCTTCCTGGCCTGCCCCACgctcagggtgctgctgggggggGGCTCGCCCTTCATggggggggctgcgggggcacCCCCAGTGTGGgaacccccaaaaaaacaaaaaaacccccaaaaattaaaaaaaaaaacccacaaaaatccccccaaaataaaaaaaaaccctcagaaaaatccccccaaaaattaaaaaaaaacccacaaaaatcccccaaaataaaaaaaaaaacctcacaaaaatccccccaaaataaaaaaaacctctcaagaatccccccaaaattaaaaaaaaaaaaaaacctcacaaaaaaacccccaaaaaattaaaaaaaccccacaaaaattgcccccaaaataaataaaaaaaaaacctcacaaaaattgcccccaaaattaaaaaaaccccacaaaaatccccctaaaaataaaaaaaaaaaaccagaaaaattgcctccaaaattaaaaaaaacccacaaaaattcccccccaaaatttaaaaaaaaatcaaaaaagcaaattaaaaagcCCCAGGAATGCGCTGTTCCTCCCCTAAAATAAAATCCcttccccaaaaatcccaaatttcctcCCCAACCCCAAAATTTGGGGCTTACCAAAAACCTTcaaaccttaaaaaaaacctttaaaccccccaaaatgaaaagaatccacccccaaatccccaaggAAACGGCGTTTCCCTCCCGAATCCTCCTCTGAAATCCCCAATTTCCCCATCCTGAAatcctccccaaaatcccaaattttccaccccaaatcccctcgGAGCcgctcccccctcctccccctccttttcctgcccCCCCAAATCCGCCCCAGGACCCCCAAAATTCGGGGCTgaaccccccaaaattcccaaatttcaGCCCCCGAATTTcacctcccccctccccaaagtcccccccaaattcccccccagccccccaaaatcccGAATTTCAGCCCCACCCCCCCCAatattcccccccccccccctccaaatccatccccaaaaaattctccccaaaatccccccgggacccccccaaatccccccccgattcccctcccccccccgggaccccccgatcccccgcccctccccccACCTGTGCAGGACCCGCGGCCGGCTCCGGTCCCGGCGATGCTcggagggggcggggccgggggggagggggagggggccACGCCCTtgcccctcccccaccccctcctctcctctccccctccccaatTTTGGGGGCGCCTCAAAATCCCgcccctccccctcccccccaaaatgGGGAGGGGGCCCAGGGTGGGGGAGGGGCGGGGTGTAGGGACCCCTCCCCCAATTTTTGACCCCTCtgagcctcccccagcccccccccAATTGtcccaacccccccccccccgagccccccaacccccccccgGAGCCCCCAACCCCCCCCGGATCCCCCCAAAGCCCCCCCAAAGCCCCTCAATGGCCCCGCCCCCCCATTTACATCCCCCAACCCCCTCAGaggacccccaaacccccctcagggacccccccccagccccctcagagcccccaaatccccccgggacccccaaaattccccaaaattccctaaaatcccccaaaccccccccgttgccatggaaacagggcggggccggcggggccgcagtgggcggggccgggggcggggccagcgCAGGCGGGCCCGCAGTGGGCGGGCCAATCAAAAGCAGGGTGGGGCGCGAGGGGCGGGGCTAACGCGGGAGTGACCAATGGGGTGAGGCGTGGGCGGGGTTTGGTGGCGGAagtggcggggccggggggcgtGGCCAGGGCGTGGCGGGAAGCGGGAGGCGCCGGCGGTCGGTGAGAGCGGGAGCCCCAAAAACCCCGGAATTAGCCCAAAAACCCCGGAATTAGCCCCAAAAACCCCGGAATTAGCCCCAAAAACCGAGCCCAGAccccccaaaccaccccaaaaccccccggAATCGCATTCGGGACCCCAAAAAACCCCGGGGATCCCCCCGGGGAACCTCAAATCCACCAAAAGCTGCTCAGAAACTCCCCCGGGGACCCCGAGAATTCTCCCCTGAAACCCAAAAATCGCCCCGAAATCTCCTCGGGACCCCAAAACTCCTCCAGGAGCCTCAAAATCCTCAAAAATTCGGCTCCAAATCCCCCTAAACCCCCATCcgagcaccccaaaccccctccGGGACCCCAAATcgccccaaaaacccccaaaatccccccttggggacccccaaaatccccGAAAATCCCAAAATCGCCCCCAAAATTCCTCCCCGGGCCCCCAAAGCCGCGAATTCCCccggggggggggcgggggctgggggaggaatttttgggaatttcGGGAATTCCCCCCAAAATTTGGGGGAATCGCCGCGCGGAttttggggctgggggaggaatttggggaatttCGGGAATTCCTGAGAGATTTTGGGGAATTTCccaaatttggggattttgggatcCCCCCCCGAATTTGGGGGTTGGGGGAGGGGCGAGCACGTgaccctcccctccccccgcccctccccctcccctggggctccctcccctcccccaccggAGCTTTTGGGTTTCCCAAAAATTCCGGGGATCCCGCGCGGAttttgggatgggaggggaaaaaTTTGGGGTTCGTCCCGCGGATTTTGGGGGGTCCGGGGAGGAATTTGGGGAATCCTCCGCAAATTTGGGGTCGGGGAGGGAATTTCGGGGTCGGGGAGGGAATTTCGGGGTCGGggagggaatttgggaatttggggagggaatttggggttttaggGCAGAATTTGGGATGGAATTTGGGGTATGGGGAAGAAATTtggtggggtttgggatggaattttgtggtttgggacagaatttgggggtttgggattgaaattttggggggtttgggggatggAATTTGGGGATCAGGGAaggaatttggggttttgggatGGAATTCGGGTTTTTGAGctgaaatttggggtttttggggatGGAATTTTGGGGGTTCGGGAGGGAATTTGATGTTTTGGGATTTTATTTGGCGGTTTTGGGACAATTCGGGGTTCTAGGACGGAATTTGGGGATCGGGGTTGGaatttggggtgtttggggtaGGAATTTGGGGATCGGGGATGGAAATTGGGGTGTTTGGGGTTggaatttgggggtttggggttggaatttgggggtttggggttggaatttggggtttggggttggaatTTGGGGATCGGGGATggaatttgggggtttggggttggaatttgggggtttggggagggaatttgggggtttggagtggaatttgggggtttggggttggaatttgggggtttggggatggAATTTGGAGAGGGAATTcggggtttgggttggaatttgggggtttggggttggaatttggggtttggggttggaatTTGGGATTTAGGATGGAATTTGGGGTTggaatttgggggtttggggtggaattCGGGTTTTTAGGAgggaatttggggtttggggttgaaATTTGGGGATCGGGAGggaatttgggggtttggggttggaatTTGGGGATCGGGGATGGAATTCGGGTTTTTCGGAGGGGAATTCGGGTTTTTTAGGAGGGGAATTTGGAGTTCCGGGAGGGAATTCGGGGCTCCTCCCCTGacctctcccctcctcccctccccctccccgcagCTCCTCCCCCTCCCATGGGGCAGCCGCCCCTCCCCCGCCCGCGATGGctgcggggctgccctggggggcGCAGgtggggcggggggcgcggcgggcgctgcTGCGGGGGGcgctggggctgagcctggcgctgctgctgcttctgggcCGCGATTTTTCCTCTACGGCTCCTTCTACTGGGCCTACCTGCCCTCGGCCGCCGTGCTGCCGCCCGCTGCACCTGAGCTTCAGGTGAGACCgtgggggggaggggagagcgGGGGGGATGGGGGGGGCCTTCAGGTGAGACCGGGGGAGGGGCACCTGAGCTTCAGGTGAGACCGGGGAGGGGGGCACCTGAGCTTCAGGTGAGACCGGGGGAGGGGCACCTGAGCTTCAGGTGAGGGGGGGGAGGGGCACCTGAGCTTCAGGTGAGACCGGGGGGGGGAGAGCGGGGGGGATGGGGGGAGACCGGGGGGGATGGGGGGAGACCGGGGGGGATGGGGGGGGCCTTCAGGTGAGATGGGGGGAGGGGCTCAGGTGAGACCGGGGGGGCTCAGGTGAGGGGGAGGGGCTCAGGTGAGAGGGGGAGGGGCTCAGGTGAGACTGGGGGCCTTCAGGTGAGGGGGAGGGGCTCAGGTGACACCGGGGGGGATGGGGGGGCCTTCAGGTGAGaccgggggaggggctcaggtGAGACCGGGGGGGGCTCAGGTGAGACTGGGGGAGGGGCTCGGGGGAGACAGGGGGAGGGGCTCAGGTGAGACCGGGGGGGGCTCAGGTGAGGGGGAGGGGCTCAGGTGAGACCGGGGGGGCTCGGGTGAGACCCGGAGGGGGCTCAGGTGAGGGGGAGGGGCTCAGGTGAGGGAGGACCCCTTTttctggggctggggggaacTGCGGGACCGGTGCAgggggggctgggaggggtttggggaggattcaggtgtgcccaggtgtgcccaggtgtgcccaggagGGGATTTAGAAGGGTTCAGGTGCGCCCAGGTGTGGTTTGGGGGGGATTTAGGTGTGCCCAGGTATGTCCAGGCGGGTTTtggggggctgggagggctcagTCAGGGTtgggaggggatttggggggattcaggtgtgcccaggtgtggtTTTGGGGGGATTCAGGTGTGTCCAGGTGTGTCCAGCTGTGACTAGGAGGGGTTTGTGGGGGGCTGGAGGGTCCAGGTGTGtccaggtgggattttggggggattcAGGTGTGTCCAGGTGTGTCCAGGTGTGCCGGGAGGAGCAGTCTGGGGGTGTCCAGATGGAGAATttggggtgagggaggggatgagAGGCCCTAAAATaatccttaaaaacaaaacaagcccttaaaaaatcctaaacaaatctaaccctaaaaaaatccaaaaaaataatattaaaaccaaaaaaatccaaaaataatCCTTAAAAACACCCCtaaaaaatttctaaaaattctttttcctgagCACACCTGGGCCAGGTgaggtttggggggttttggggtggttttttgggggttttggggtgattttggggtggttttttgggggtttgggggtggttttttggggggtttctgGGGGCTTTGGCCCCcctgagcctggctctgtccccccAGGTCGGACTGTGACAGCCCCGGGCCcgagctctgctccttcccctcgGCCAACGTGTCCCTGCTGGGGGAGCACCGCGAGAAGGTCcgaaaaaacccaaatttggGGCGGgttggggctggggaggggcctGAAATACCCTGGAAacggggggggaggggggccagaAATGTCCCAAAAATATCCcagaaaatggggaaatttGGAGTTAAAATATCcagaaaatggggaaatttGGAGTTAAAATATCCcagaaaatggggaaatttGGAGTTAAAATATCCcagaaaatggggaaatttGGAGTTAAAATATCCcagaaaatggggaaatttGGAGTTAAAATATCCcagaaaatggggaaatttGGAGTTAAAAATATCCcagaaaatggggaaatttTGGAGTTAAAATATCCcagaaaatggggaaatttGGAGGTTAAAATATCCtaaaaaatggggaaatttgGAGTTAAAATATCctaaaaaaatggggaaatttgGAAGTTAAAATATCCcagaaaatggggaaatttGGAGTTAAAAATATCCcagaaaatggggaaatttGGAGTTAAAATATCCcagaaaatggggaaatttGGAGTTAAAATATCCcagaaaatggggaaatttGGAGTTAAAATATCCtaaaaaatggggaaatttgGAGTTAAAATATCCcaaaaaatggggagaaattTGGAGTTAAAATATCCcagaaaatggggaaatttTGGAGTTAAAATATCCcagaaaatggggaaatttGGAGTTAAAATATCCcagaaaatggggaaatttGGAGTTAAAATATCctaaaaaaatggggaaatttgGAGTTAAAATATCCtaaaaaatggggaaatttgGAGTTAAAATATCcagaaaatggggaaatttGGAGTTAAAATATCCcagaaaatggggaaatttGGAGTTAAAATATCCtaaaaaatggggaaatttgGAGTTAAAATATCCTAAAAAATGGGGAAACTTGGAGTTAAAATATCCcagaaaatggggaaatttGGAGTTAAAATATCCTAAAAAATGGGGGATGTGGGGCTGAAGAGTCTTTAAaaatttgggggatttggggctgtCCCCCAGttgtccccaggtgtgtcctgggctgcccaggtgtgtccccagccATCCCCAAGTGTCCTCAGGTGTCCCCAAACCTctcccaggtgtgtcccaggtgtccccaggtgtgtccaggtgtccccaggtgtgtcccaggtgtTCCTcacctgtccccaggtgtgtcctgggtagcccaggtgtgtccccagccATCCCCAAGTGTCCTCAGGTGTCCCCAAACCTctcccaggtgtgtcccagctATCCCACACCTGTCTCAggtgtcccagctgtccccaggtgtctcAGGTGTCTcacacctgtcccagctgtccccacacctgtccccaggtgctgcTCTACGG harbors:
- the GNG3 gene encoding LOW QUALITY PROTEIN: guanine nucleotide-binding protein G(I)/G(S)/G(O) subunit gamma-3 (The sequence of the model RefSeq protein was modified relative to this genomic sequence to represent the inferred CDS: deleted 2 bases in 2 codons), with amino-acid sequence MKGEPPPSSTLSVGQARKMVEQLKIEASLCRVKVSKAAAELLSYCEAHACEDPLLTPVPTSENPFREKKFFCALL